The region GGCGAGGTCAGTCGGTGTCTATGGTGAGGTGATGCCGCGCAGGAGCCAGGAAGGTCTTTCTAATGCGCTTAGTAGGTAGTAAATAAGGTTATAGGGCAGATTGTTGCATGGTATCCCTACATACCTGGTTATCTGCAGTATAGCTTAAGAGAATACTACCTCAGTCTCAGTTGAACTGTCTCATTGTACGTAGATACTACCCAGATGCCAGGGCTACCCCTACAATGTTGTACTTGACTGGGGCGTAAGGCTAGAAGCCAGTGCTTTGTTTTGGTGGTGAGGAATGGGGGTGGAATGTGGCGGCGATAATGGCAGCCTTGGTCCGCGTTTCAGTTAGTGATTGCGTGGTAAAGTCGTTGATTGCATGGATTCGTCGCGTGCTAGAAATTCCTGGGAAGTAAGCGAGTAGTTGCCAAGATCAAATCTTGCTGTACCGTCTATACGGAAGTAAAGTTGGGTTGGTGGTCGTAACTGCGGCCTATCAGCACCGGAATGTTTCTCAGGCATCTTCTACGGCGTGCCGAATTCTAGTAAAACAGACGCAGATTGACCGATTCCAAGTCCCGAGAATGCCATTGTTATTGCCATAAGCAGAGTATGTAACAGAGAATCATAAAGATCAATGCCCAGAAGCTTCGCACTACAATATATGCAACTGTAGATTCTTGATAGCATCAATAGCCAAAGCCCGCGCGCAGCCCCTTATCTGAACGAAAGGGTTGGAGTAGAATTTCCGCCATTGCCTGTCTTCCTCCGTTCTCAATGCCAGTCGAGCCCAACGCAGCGTCCAGCGTCCGCATCAAGGCCCCGCGCCATCACCAATTGTCCTTCCTCTATTCTTCTGAATCCATCCGCAATAAGTTTCCTACGAGGAAGCACCACCAGCGTACTTCCTCGTCCACTCCCTTGCAATCTCTTCATATCGCCTTCGGTCCTCACGATATTGCTCCGCAATGCGTCCCTCGACAGCATCATCCGGCATCGGCTCGCCGAGCAACGAGCGCGCAAACTCCAGGACGGCGGAAAGTCTGGAGGAAGGCTTCCACTCATCTGCTTTCAGCATTCCCAGACACATACTACCTTTGTCGTCGTTCGTTACATTGGGGTGATAAATTTTCGTGACGAACGAGACGCTTGGTGGCTTGAAGGGGTACTCGGTGGGGAGGGTGAGCTTTAGTTCGAAACGGCCTTTCTATATGAACATAAGGTCACTTTGGCCGTTCTTGAATCGCTGCAGGGTTGGCTGAGGGAAAGAGGTGCAACTTACGTGGTAGGGAGAACCCTCGGGACCATCCATGAACACCTTCCATTCATAGAGGTTGGATTCGTTCGCGAGTTCGACTGTTATGCCCGCTGGAGGAGACTCTGTGAGCTCGGCGAGTTCCTTGAGGCGTGCTGTTAACTTGCTTGTCGCGTGGATAATGGCAGGGAAAGGTGAGTAAGGTTGTACCTTTGCTATCCGTTTTTGACTGCCCATTTTCTGGAAACTCGTAGATGTTAATTGAAAGTCTTAAATCTAATCAGAGCGAGGGTGAAGTAATAGGACAAAGAGCACGAAGGAGAGCATGGAGCAGAAGTAGgcaggctgcagcttcagtTGGCGGGGCTCAGTTGGCGGGGCAGAGCTTCGACGTCAGTTGAAGTTGGCGTATTGAAGTTATGGTCCAGACCAGTCTACTTTAGGGTAATATATTCTTGCTAAAATCTGAGAATAAGACTCGAGCCACTACAGCTACTTTACTCCCTTTGCAGTATGACCATCAATCCCATGATCCCAAGCAAAACACTCTTCAGCCATGGATGCTCGCTCAGCATAATCGTCACATACCCGACCATCGGCATATATCCCCGTACACTCCCCACAATATCCTCCTTGCGATGCAAAAATTCCTGCCCGCGCGCATATAACTCCGTATCGTCCGCGAGGTTGTTGTCGCCCTTGGTCAGCAGCATGTTCGGCGGTGTCGGCGTGGACCTAAACCATCATGTAGTTAGCCAAGCGGTTCTGAATACCCAGTAATGGAAAGCCTAGATCACGTACACGGTCACCTCCTTTActgtcttctccttctttccctcaACTTCGGGGAACGTGCGCACGACACGGTGCACAATTGGGATATCCTTCCCCTTGACGTTGTAGACCACGATCTCACCGACTTCTGCACGAGGGCTGCGGTTCCAGAGAAATAAGAGATCGCCGCGCTGAAATGCTGGTTCCATGGATCCTGAGAGCACTGTAGCAGGTGTGTCAGGTATGTATAGATAATGGGGAATTGTGGTCACGTACCGACGACGatcggggaggaagaagccgtGACTACCGAAAGGCCCTTCCAAAGCATAAAAGCTGTTGAAAGAACGAGCGCAAAATTGAGCACTTGCGCTATTGATTGTCGCGTGTTCGACAGATTTGAGGATAGGAAGGATAGCATGACGACAGTGATCCTGTTATGAGTCGCAAAGGTGTTGCAGAGAACGTACGGAGGAGTGAGATGAATGGAATAAGAAGGGAGTCGATATTGTCGCCTGAGTtgataaaaaaaattccCTGAGATCGCTCGTCGAAATTAGAGTTAACCACGCGCAATGCGAGACAAGGCGTTGCTGTTGGGAAGGTTGGCGGAGACCGAGACGAAAGGTGTCCTCCGCAGCCCGCAGCAGCTGGCATTCTCCGCCTTCGATCTATACAGCCTACAACAACCGTCGCCTCTTATACAGTGGTTTCCAAGATGTTTCCCCACAGATTCATGCGCCTGAGATATATTTCTACTGATTAGGCGTCAACTTCAATCAATGTATCTCCAAACTCCAGAGTTTCCCAATGCAATGGCTCGGACAGGCCGCTGACAACTCCAGATATTGCAGCTTCGACAACGAGTCAGCAGAAGAATGTGAGAGCCACTTAGCTGGCAGTCAATTATTTCATATATATACTAAAATATCTACACCTGCTGCTCGCCCGGGAACAATGTCACGCTCATAGTCACCGATTTATACCCTATCATCTAGGCCATATTGTGCTTCTGCAATACAGCAGATAACAAACCATTCACTTTGGATGACCCAATTTCAGTTGTCGTTGTGAGTCTTTAAATATTGGTTTAACTCAAGTACTGCGACATTTATACGTGTCTTTAGGTATCTCAATCACTGCGATGACGTTCATACAAGCCCTGAGTGTTTTCAGGGCCTGAACCGCACGGATTCCAGCGCTTTGCAGAGACTTTGACAATAAACCATCAATAAATGGTCAAATACTAACTCTGAGCTGGACTAAATGCATGCGCTTTGAGGAGTGAGAAAATCGTCCCATGTCATACTCATCGGGACTTTGGTGAAAGCATTTGTGTGCTTGTACGCAGGATTTCCGGTACGTTGCTTCGAGATTGTCCACCGTCATAATTGCCATGGCGTTGGTATAGATATGCGCGGTTTGAGCTTTCAAGGTGGCTTCCAAGATGGGTCGTGACGCAATCAGCAGACGCTTATGGATTGATGGAGGAGCGGTCCAGGTCAAGTCCGAATCACTTCTTCGCTAGGGGAGATGTCATCAAGTAAGTAATGACACCCATCTACTTTTGCCAGGTCGCCATCCAACGTCAATGCTCGATGGCTGCGTCAGTATCAAACAAGAGGTGCAGTTCGCCGACTCGCGTTACCCTCAATAGCTCTTAAATTCCGATACGGCCAAAAGCGCAATTAGAGGGTTTTGGATCGGATCCTGTTCTTCAGGCAGTCGCTGTTGCAGAGACTATCCGTTGGGTTCAGAGTAATGGTGTTATGGCTACAGCCAAACGCTACATCTTGGCGGTATAGATTGGCCTGTGACAACTGCCAGGATGACACGTCTTTACGGGGCGGCGCTATCGCTCCCCTATGTTCGTCTGATATAGACCGCAAGATACATCATATGGATGAATCATATGGGCTAGCGTGGAAGCCAGCTTGGCGCTTCGCTCACTTTCTGTCAGCGCAGTATATGAAGATTCCAGAGCCAACCTCGGATATGGGATCGAGAAGAGAGGTTACCAGATAAGCAAGACGACTTCATTGAGAAGAGATACGAGAAATCGGATGTGCATCCACGATACTATGCAACTCTATATCAAAGCAATAACCAGATAACGCTCAGAGAATACACAGTACTTTCTATATACAGAACGGAAGCAGGACGCCTCTAGACCAGGAAATCAGGAACCCATAATGACAGGCACGGCAAGGTTCAGGTTGTCAAACCAGAACATCAGGCCTAACAAGGATAAGTTACATCCTTGTGAGTGTTTGTCTGATTTCCCTGTCCGGACCCGTCTGTCTCCCAGTACTTAACCTGCTTGCCACTGATCAAGCCGGCGATATCAAAGGGATCAATGAATGTAACATACCAAGGCCGGGGATCCTGGAAACCAGGGCCCTCGACTTCGGTCACCCCGTCTTTAGCAAGGTAGATTTTGTTCGAACGGGGCAAGAACCGCATCGGATGAAAGATGTTGAGCATCGTGGTGTTAGCATACATGATGACCACCTCAAAAAACCAAAAGAACCACTCGTTCCGGATGATAGGGTTGACGTCGTTCGGGTCGTCCCAGCTATGCTGCCCGGCTGCAGTGAAATATTCGACGGTGCGGAAAACGGTGCGTGTGGTTATGAAGGTGCAACTGCAGTATAGGACGGTGAGGACgctcttgagcttcttggtGAGAAGTCCGGCGCGATAGCATTTCACTTGGAAGTAAACAGCAAGAGACACAAATCCGGCCATGACTACAAGCTGCAGGATCAGGGCAGCTTTAAGCAAGCCATCGCCGATTTCCCGCCGCCTCTGCGTTGCCTCCACATTTGCTAGCTGTGCTGCCCCGTTTGCCGTCAAGACTTCTACAAAAgcgaggaagccgagaaaGGTCGAGAACACGCGTCCAGGGTGTATAGGTGAAAGGTAAGGGATGTAGTAGAGTATGCGGCCGAGAATAAAGAAGTTGGCGCCCTCGTATACAGGCCTGATGACATTAGCAAAGCCCATATCGCAATGTGTAGGATTTACTCACGGCCCAGCCAGAAGGAAGACAGTGCTCGCGATATAGATCGGTACATTGTCCCACTCACCAAAGGCGCCTATAGCCCTCAGAATAAAGCCGACAGTGAATAGAATGGCCGACCAGGGCAGCATTCCGGTCACAGTCCACGATCTAAATCTCCTGCAAGGGGTCAGCACCGTCCCGAAGGGATGAGGGTTCAGCTTACTGAGACTGATATGCATGAATTACGCCGGACATCGCAAAGAGGATTGCGAATGCTATAGGCGCGCCTTTGTTGGGAGCATAAAACCAAATGCTCCCCTCCTCTGATAAATGTCAGTAGAgacaaggaagcagagacaCACGACATACTGTATGGATCCCTCTTGTCAAACATTTCCTCGAGGTTATGATTTTTCAAGATTATGTTGGAAGTATAAGGCAAACGCTCGTTGGTGATACTCTGTGCAACAAGACACGAAGCTTGCAAGCTAATTTCATGAAGTTCATTCTGAGATCCTCTCAACCCTATATAAATTAGTTcccagctgctgaagccgTAATCAACGACATGAGTCAGTCTCATGGTAGCGAGAACGAGATACCCGAATTGGCAAGCTCGTATAGCACGCCCGGGCACTAGCTGGCTGGCAGAGGCAGCTGAGCGCCTGGAGGGCTAAGGTTGGACGCCACAGCATCCATGGCTCCACGATTGTCAAATGATGCTTGTCCATGGTTGAAGCACTCGTATTTCTCAATTGAGTATGGTCTGCCCCAACATGGCGGATACGAGCGAGGCGCAGGCGAGGACAGAGAGTACAGACGATCATGTGGCCTTAATGCATCGCCACAGATTTCAGGCAGAAACAAGCTTCCTAGCCTCACGGCTCGTTGTCGGGCCAACACTGCGCTAACCCAAATGAAGACAAACCAAAGCTCCGCCCGTCCCAGAGTTGATGGCCAGCTGCATTTATTGACCATTATTCAATCGACATCCACCATCCTTGCATAGCCAGTTCATCGAATCCACCACCCTCCTGCATCGGCTCCTGTACTGACGCCGCGGCCAACACGAGGGTCCTGCAGCAATGGCATCGAATTCGCCGTCGTCCCTGTTCCAGGTGTACCTGCGGCTTCGACCACCAATCTCACAGCAAGACGATCAGCCCGAACGCTGCCTGACCGTTGAGAAATCGAATACCTCACATTCGAACAACGATGTATCCAGCTCAGTCTCAGTTCCGACCCATATCACTTTACAGCCGCCCAGTGACGCTCGAAAGCGTGGGGTGGAGAGATTCGGCTTCACGCAGGTGTTTGACGAGTGGGCATCGCAGCTCAATGTCTTCGAAGATACCGGCCTCCAGTCTCTGATCAGAGGTGTTTTACTAGAGCAGAGAGATGGATTGGTTGCAACACTAGGGGTGACAGGAAGCGGCAAGGTGCGAAAGAAAAACACACCTCAAATGCTGACAGTGCTGATGTTCGTAGAGCCATACGATTCTAGGCTCAAAGACACAGAGGGGAATCACTCAGATGAGCTTGGATGTGATATTCAAGTCTTTAGCCTCTACTATTAAGCCGCCCGACAATTCGATCCCTCCATATCTTTTAGCATCCGTATCAGCTTCCGACGCCTCGGAATCTCAGATGTTCACAGCTCAGACGTTCCTCGAGGCAGTATATGGCGAGTCCGACCGCGGCAGGAATTCCAGGGCCCAGACGCCTATGAGCAACACCAGAGCTCACACCCCAATGGCGGTATGCAATTCACCCCTCCCAAACCCACTCCGGGCCGCCCCCGGGTTATACCCCAGTTCTTGGAATTTGTCCCCATATATCTACAAACCGGCATCGCTAGCATGGACCGGCGTTCAATTCCCAAACGTCTTTATGCCTCAAGCAAAAGCTTTGGACAGCCCTAAATCCCCATCACCTCCCATCATTAACCAGTATAACACCTTCGATTTGCAGGAAGCTAATTTCGGCTCACTGAAG is a window of Aspergillus nidulans FGSC A4 chromosome VI DNA encoding:
- a CDS encoding putative ubiquitin conjugating enzyme (UbcB) (transcript_id=CADANIAT00009949), which codes for MGSQKRIAKVQPYSPFPAIIHATSKLTARLKELAELTESPPAGITVELANESNLYEWKVFMDGPEGSPYHKGRFELKLTLPTEYPFKPPSVSFVTKIYHPNVTNDDKGSMCLGMLKADEWKPSSRLSAVLEFARSLLGEPMPDDAVEGRIAEQYREDRRRYEEIAREWTRKYAGGASS
- the sec11 gene encoding signal peptidase complex catalytic subunit SEC11 (transcript_id=CADANIAT00009950), with translation MLSFLSSNLSNTRQSIAQVLNFALVLSTAFMLWKGLSVVTASSSPIVVVLSGSMEPAFQRGDLLFLWNRSPRAEVGEIVVYNVKGKDIPIVHRVVRTFPEVEGKKEKTVKEVTVSTPTPPNMLLTKGDNNLADDTELYARGQEFLHRKEDIVGSVRGYMPMVGYVTIMLSEHPWLKSVLLGIMGLMVILQRE
- a CDS encoding putative RTA1 domain protein (transcript_id=CADANIAT00009951), with amino-acid sequence MFDKRDPYKEGSIWFYAPNKGAPIAFAILFAMSGVIHAYQSQRFRSWTVTGMLPWSAILFTVGFILRAIGAFGEWDNVPIYIASTVFLLAGPPVYEGANFFILGRILYYIPYLSPIHPGRVFSTFLGFLAFVEVLTANGAAQLANVEATQRRREIGDGLLKAALILQLVVMAGFVSLAVYFQVKCYRAGLLTKKLKSVLTVLYCSCTFITTRTVFRTVEYFTAAGQHSWDDPNDVNPIIRNEWFFWFFEVVIMYANTTMLNIFHPMRFLPRSNKIYLAKDGVTEVEGPGFQDPRPWYVTFIDPFDIAGLISGKQVKYWETDGSGQGNQTNTHKDVTYPC